A single window of Zea mays cultivar B73 chromosome 10, Zm-B73-REFERENCE-NAM-5.0, whole genome shotgun sequence DNA harbors:
- the LOC103640860 gene encoding laccase-25-like precursor, translating into MAPRPWLSPLALPLGPSVALLVLACCCVAEASIVEHTFNVGNLSVSQLCQPPRVITAVNGQLPGPAIHAREGDTVVVHLVNQSPYNITIHWHGIFQRGTPWADGPAMVTQCPVKPGGNYTYRFNATAQEGTLWWHAHISFLRATVYGALVLRPRAGADAYPFPKPHAEETVVLGEWWNDNVYDLQQMAFLTGLPARSADAYTINGKPGDLYNCSDGNQTYRFQVRSNETYLLRIINAALNTPLFFKVANHSFTVVGADAAYTTPYETDVVVVAPGQTVDALMVAARAGGRYYMAASPYDSAIPQGPPFSDTTATAVVEYLGSDTDPTTPPTLPPRPEVNDTATAFRFLSNLTALVRPGQPTVPLSVDTRMFVTVGLGVSDCQPTQLLCNRSATVFSSSMNNASFVLPAPGKPSMLQAHYGGDGETAGVYTRDFPDRPPLVFDYTADASDTAALQYTAKSTRVRTLRFNQTVEMVLQNTRLIARESHPMHLHGFNFYVLAQGFGNYDEATATPRFNLVNPQERNTVAVPTGGWAVIRFLANNPGMWFMHCHFDNHLDLGLAMVFEVPDGPTPETSVPPPPADLPQC; encoded by the exons ATGGCTCCTCGACCTTGGTTGTCACCACTGGCTTTGCCTCTTGGTCCCAGCGTCGCCTTGTTGGTGCTTGCTTGTTGCTGCGTTGCTGAAGCTTCGATCGTGGAGCACACCTTCAAT GTCGGAAACCTTTCCGTGAGCCAGCTTTGCCAGCCGCCGCGGGTCATCACGGCGGTGAACGGGCAGCTCCCAGGCCCGGCCATCCATGCCCGCGAGGGAGACACTGTGGTCGTCCACCTCGTCAACCAGTCGCCCTACAACATCACAATCCACTG GCACGGCATATTCCAGCGCGGCACGCCGTGGGCGGACGGCCCGGCGATGGTGACGCAGTGTCCGGTCAAGCCGGGCGGCAACTACACGTACCGCTTCAACGCGACGGCGCAGGAGGGGACGCTGTGGTGGCACGCCCACATCTCCTTCCTCCGCGCCACCGTGTACGGCGCGCTGGTCCTCCGCCCCCGCGCCGGCGCCGACGCCTACCCGTTCCCCAAGCCGCACGCCGAGGAGACCGTCGTCCTCGGCGAGTGGTGGAACGACAACGTCTACGACCTCCAGCAGATGGCGTTCCTCACCGGGCTCCCGGCGCGCAGCGCCGACGCGTACACCATCAACGGCAAGCCTGGAGACCTGTACAACTGCTCCGACGGGAACC AGACGTACCGGTTCCAGGTGCGGAGCAACGAGACGTACCTGCTGCGGATCATCAACGCCGCGCTCAACACGCCCCTGTTCTTCAAGGTGGCGAACCACAGCTTCACCGTGGTGGGCGCCGACGCGGCCTACACGACGCCGTACGAGACGGACGTGGTGGTGGTGGCGCCGGGGCAGACCGTGGACGCGCTCATGGTGGCCGCGCGCGCCGGCGGCCGCTACTACATGGCGGCGTCGCCCTACGACAGCGCCATCCCGCAGGGGCCACCGTTCAGCGACACCACGGCGACGGCCGTGGTCGAGTACCTCGGCTCGGACACGGACCCCACCACGCCGCCGACGCTGCCGCCGCGGCCGGAGGTCAACGACACGGCCACGGCGTTCCGGTTCCTGTCCAACCTGACGGCGCTGGTGCGGCCGGGGCAGCCGACGGTGCCGCTGTCCGTGGACACGCGCATGTTCGTCACCGTCGGGCTCGGCGTCTCCGACTGCCAGCCGACGCAGCTGCTCTGCAACCGCAGCGCCACCGTCTTCTCCTCCAGCATGAACAACGCCTCCTTCGTGCTCCCCGCCCCCGGCAAGCCGTCCATGCTGCAGGCCCACTACGGCGGCGACGGCGAGACGGCGGGGGTGTACACCCGCGACTTCCCCGACCGCCCGCCGCTCGTCTTCGACTACACCGCCGACGCCAGCGACACCGCCGCGCTGCAGTACACGGCCAAGTCCACCAGGGTGAGGACGCTCCGGTTCAACCAGACGGTGGAGATGGTGCTGCAGAACACGCGGCTGATCGCCAGGGAGAGCCACCCCATGCACCTCCACGGCTTCAACTTCTACGTGCTCGCGCAGGGGTTTGGCAACTACGACGAGGCCACGGCCACGCCCCGCTTCAACCTCGTCAACCCGCAGGAGCGCAACACCGTCGCCGTCCCCACCGGCGGCTGGGCTGTCATCCGCTTCCTGGCAAACAACCCTGGGATGTGGTTCATGCACTGCCACTTCGACAACCATCTTGATCTGGGCCTGGCCATGGTGTTTGAAGTACCGGACGGGCCCACGCCGGAAACGTCGGTGCCGCCGCCTCCAGCAGACCTACCACAGTGCTAG